One genomic region from Macaca mulatta isolate MMU2019108-1 chromosome 20, T2T-MMU8v2.0, whole genome shotgun sequence encodes:
- the CCDC154 gene encoding coiled-coil domain-containing protein 154 isoform X14, with amino-acid sequence MSEPADIGPSGASGPSQLSAITLEDLGLLLAGDLTSPETLSLEELSERCESSHPPSTASVPEQDTAKRWNQLEQWAVELQAEVACLREHKQRCERTTRSLLRELLQVRARVQLQGSELRQLQQEVRPAAQAPEKEAPEFSGLQNQMQALDKRLAKLTDLLQQEEQGREVACGALQKNQEDSSRRVDLEVARMQAQVTKLGEEVSLRFLKREAKLCGFLQKSFLALEKRMKASESSRLRLEGSLRGELESRWEKLRGLMEERLRALQGQHEESHLLEQCQGLDAAVAQLTKFVQQNQASLNRVLLAEAKAWDAKGRLEESRAGELAAYVQENLEAAQLARELARQEMHGELVLAKTEWEGAERKSLEDLARWQKEVVAHLRGVREKVDGLPQQIEGVSDKCLLHKSDSDLRISAEGKAREFEVGALRQELATLLSSVQLLKEDSPGRKIAEMQGKLATFQNQIMKLENCVQASKTIQNLRFNTEARLRTQEMAALRESVLRLRSQESPQTPLGSRKLLPSLARLQVFIKDTAPNEVVPVNCWGVYQAVRWLRWKASLIKLRAPRRPGGVPEKPHSQEQVQQLTPSLFIQK; translated from the exons ATGTCAG AGCCGGCCGACATTGGCCCCTCAGGGGCGTCGGGCCCTTCCCAGCTGAGCGCCATCACCCTGGAAGACCTGGGGCTCCTCCTGGCAGGAGACCTGACCAGCCCCGAGACCTTGAGCCTGGAGGAGCTCTCGGAGAGGTGTGAGTCCAGCCACCCGCCATCCACGGCCTCTGTCCCTGAGCAGGACACCGCCAAACGCTGGAACCAGCTGGAGCAGTG GGCGGTGGAGCTGCAGGCCGAGGTGGCGTGCCTGCGGGAGCACAAGCAGCGCTGTGAGCGCACCACACGGAGCCTGCTGCGGGAGCTGCTCCAGGTGCGGGCCCGCGTGCAGCTACAGGGCTCAGAGCTGAGGCAGCTGCAGCAGGAGGTGCGGCCGGCAGCCCAGGCCCCTGAGAAGGAGGCGCCGGAG TTCTCTGGTCTCCAGAACCAGATGCAGGCCCTGGACAAAAG GCTGGCCAAGCTGACCGACTTGCTGCAGCAGGAGGAGCAGGGCCGGGAGGTGGCCTGCGGCGCCCTGCAGAAGAACCAGGAGGACAGCAGCCGGAGGGTGGACCTGGAGGTGGCCAGGATGCAg GCCCAGGTGACCAAGCTCGGCGAAGAGGTGAGCCTACGCTTCCTGAAGAGGGAGGCCAAGCTGTGTGGCTTCCTGCAGAAGAGCTTCCTGGCCCTGGAGAAG AGAATGAAGGCCTCGGAGAGCTCGcggctgaggctggagggcagccTGCGGGGCGAGCTGGAGAGCCGGTGGGAGAAGCTTCGGGGGCTGATGGAGGAGCGCCTGCGGGCCCTGCAGGGGCAGCATGAG GAGAGCCACCTCCTGGAGCAGTGCCAGGGCCTGGATGCAGCCGTGGCCCAGCTGACCAAGTTCGTGCAGCAGAACCAGGCATCGCTGAACCGCGTCCTGCTGGCTGAGGCGAAGGCCTG GGATGCCAAGGGGCGCCTGGAGGAGAGCCGGGCCGGGGAGCTGGCTGCCTATGTGCAGGAGAACCTGGAGGCCGCACAGCTGGCCCGCGAGCTGGCCCGGCAGGAGATGCATGGCGAGCTGGTGCTG GCAAAGACCGAATGGGAAGGTGCAGAGAGGAAGTCTCTGGAGGACCTGGCCAGGTGGCAGAAGGAGGTCGTCGCGCACCTGCGGGGGGTGCGGGAGAAGGTGGATGGCCTCCCCCAGCAG ATAGAGGGCGTCTCGGACAAGTGCCTGCTCCACAAGAGTGATTCGGACCTCAGGATTTCCGCCGAAGGCAAGGCCAG GGAGTTCGAGGTTGGGGCCCTGCGGCAGGAGCTGGCCACGCTGCTGTCGTCCGTGCAGCTGCTGAAGGAAGACAGCCCTGGGCGGAAGATCGCGGAGATGCAGGGCAAGCTGGCCACG TTTCAGAACCAAATAATGAAGCTGGAAAACTGCGTCCAGGCCAGCAAGACCATCCAGAACCTCAGGTTCAACACTGAGGCCCGGCTG CGCACACAGGAGATGGCCGCCCTGCGGGAGAGCGTGCTGCGGCTGCGCAGTCAGGAGAGCCCGCAGACGCCGCTGGGCAGCCGGAAGCTGCTCCCATCCCTGGCAAGGCTGCAAGTCTTCATCAAGGACACGGCGCCAAACGAGGTGGTACCCGTGAACTGCTGGGGCGTGTACCAGGCGGTGAG GTGGCTGCGGTGGAAGGCGTCCCTCATAAAGCTCAGGGCCCCGCGGAGGCCAGGAGGGGTCCCAGAGAAGCCCCACAGCCAGGAGCAGGTGCAACAGCTCACACCCTCGCTCTTTATCCAGAAATAA
- the CCDC154 gene encoding coiled-coil domain-containing protein 154 isoform X13 has protein sequence MSEPADIGPSGASGPSQLSAITLEDLGLLLAGDLTSPETLSLEELSERCESSHPPSTASVPEQDTAKRWNQLEQWAVELQAEVACLREHKQRCERTTRSLLRELLQVRARVQLQGSELRQLQQEVRPAAQAPEKEAPEFSGLQNQMQALDKRLAKLTDLLQQEEQGREVACGALQKNQEDSSRRVDLEVARMQAQVTKLGEEVSLRFLKREAKLCGFLQKSFLALEKRMKASESSRLRLEGSLRGELESRWEKLRGLMEERLRALQGQHEESHLLEQCQGLDAAVAQLTKFVQQNQASLNRVLLAEAKAWDAKGRLEESRAGELAAYVQENLEAAQLARELARQEMHGELVLLREKNRALEASVAQLAGQLKELSGRLPALSSRLDLQEQMLGLRLSEAKTEWEGAERKSLEDLARWQKEVVAHLRGVREKVDGLPQQIEGVSDKCLLHKSDSDLRISAEGKAREFEVGALRQELATLLSSVQLLKEDSPGRKIAEMQGKLATFQNQIMKLENCVQASKTIQNLRFNTEARLRTQEMAALRESVLRLRSQESPQTPLGSRKLLPSLARLQVFIKDTAPNEVVPVNCWGVYQAVRWLRWKASLIKLRAPRRPGGVPEKPHSQEQVQQLTPSLFIQK, from the exons ATGTCAG AGCCGGCCGACATTGGCCCCTCAGGGGCGTCGGGCCCTTCCCAGCTGAGCGCCATCACCCTGGAAGACCTGGGGCTCCTCCTGGCAGGAGACCTGACCAGCCCCGAGACCTTGAGCCTGGAGGAGCTCTCGGAGAGGTGTGAGTCCAGCCACCCGCCATCCACGGCCTCTGTCCCTGAGCAGGACACCGCCAAACGCTGGAACCAGCTGGAGCAGTG GGCGGTGGAGCTGCAGGCCGAGGTGGCGTGCCTGCGGGAGCACAAGCAGCGCTGTGAGCGCACCACACGGAGCCTGCTGCGGGAGCTGCTCCAGGTGCGGGCCCGCGTGCAGCTACAGGGCTCAGAGCTGAGGCAGCTGCAGCAGGAGGTGCGGCCGGCAGCCCAGGCCCCTGAGAAGGAGGCGCCGGAG TTCTCTGGTCTCCAGAACCAGATGCAGGCCCTGGACAAAAG GCTGGCCAAGCTGACCGACTTGCTGCAGCAGGAGGAGCAGGGCCGGGAGGTGGCCTGCGGCGCCCTGCAGAAGAACCAGGAGGACAGCAGCCGGAGGGTGGACCTGGAGGTGGCCAGGATGCAg GCCCAGGTGACCAAGCTCGGCGAAGAGGTGAGCCTACGCTTCCTGAAGAGGGAGGCCAAGCTGTGTGGCTTCCTGCAGAAGAGCTTCCTGGCCCTGGAGAAG AGAATGAAGGCCTCGGAGAGCTCGcggctgaggctggagggcagccTGCGGGGCGAGCTGGAGAGCCGGTGGGAGAAGCTTCGGGGGCTGATGGAGGAGCGCCTGCGGGCCCTGCAGGGGCAGCATGAG GAGAGCCACCTCCTGGAGCAGTGCCAGGGCCTGGATGCAGCCGTGGCCCAGCTGACCAAGTTCGTGCAGCAGAACCAGGCATCGCTGAACCGCGTCCTGCTGGCTGAGGCGAAGGCCTG GGATGCCAAGGGGCGCCTGGAGGAGAGCCGGGCCGGGGAGCTGGCTGCCTATGTGCAGGAGAACCTGGAGGCCGCACAGCTGGCCCGCGAGCTGGCCCGGCAGGAGATGCATGGCGAGCTGGTGCTG CTCCGAGAGAAAAACCGGGCTCTGGAGGCATCGGTGGCGCAGCTGGCCGGGCAGTTAAAGGAGCTGAGTGGCCGCCTCCCGGCTCTGAGCAGCCGGCTGGATCTGCAGGAGCAGATGCTGGGCCTCAGGCTGTCTGAG GCAAAGACCGAATGGGAAGGTGCAGAGAGGAAGTCTCTGGAGGACCTGGCCAGGTGGCAGAAGGAGGTCGTCGCGCACCTGCGGGGGGTGCGGGAGAAGGTGGATGGCCTCCCCCAGCAG ATAGAGGGCGTCTCGGACAAGTGCCTGCTCCACAAGAGTGATTCGGACCTCAGGATTTCCGCCGAAGGCAAGGCCAG GGAGTTCGAGGTTGGGGCCCTGCGGCAGGAGCTGGCCACGCTGCTGTCGTCCGTGCAGCTGCTGAAGGAAGACAGCCCTGGGCGGAAGATCGCGGAGATGCAGGGCAAGCTGGCCACG TTTCAGAACCAAATAATGAAGCTGGAAAACTGCGTCCAGGCCAGCAAGACCATCCAGAACCTCAGGTTCAACACTGAGGCCCGGCTG CGCACACAGGAGATGGCCGCCCTGCGGGAGAGCGTGCTGCGGCTGCGCAGTCAGGAGAGCCCGCAGACGCCGCTGGGCAGCCGGAAGCTGCTCCCATCCCTGGCAAGGCTGCAAGTCTTCATCAAGGACACGGCGCCAAACGAGGTGGTACCCGTGAACTGCTGGGGCGTGTACCAGGCGGTGAG GTGGCTGCGGTGGAAGGCGTCCCTCATAAAGCTCAGGGCCCCGCGGAGGCCAGGAGGGGTCCCAGAGAAGCCCCACAGCCAGGAGCAGGTGCAACAGCTCACACCCTCGCTCTTTATCCAGAAATAA
- the CCDC154 gene encoding coiled-coil domain-containing protein 154 isoform X12 yields MSEPADIGPSGASGPSQLSAITLEDLGLLLAGDLTSPETLSLEELSERCESSHPPSTASVPEQDTAKRWNQLEQWAVELQAEVACLREHKQRCERTTRSLLRELLQVRARVQLQGSELRQLQQEVRPAAQAPEKEAPEFSGLQNQMQALDKRLVEVREALTQLRRRQAQQEAERRGAEQEAGLRLAKLTDLLQQEEQGREVACGALQKNQEDSSRRVDLEVARMQAQVTKLGEEVSLRFLKREAKLCGFLQKSFLALEKVGACPRPACPAPLSRRRPAADRGVSPQRMKASESSRLRLEGSLRGELESRWEKLRGLMEERLRALQGQHEESHLLEQCQGLDAAVAQLTKFVQQNQASLNRVLLAEAKAWDAKGRLEESRAGELAAYVQENLEAAQLARELARQEMHGELVLAKTEWEGAERKSLEDLARWQKEVVAHLRGVREKVDGLPQQIEGVSDKCLLHKSDSDLRISAEGKAREFEVGALRQELATLLSSVQLLKEDSPGRKIAEMQGKLATFQNQIMKLENCVQASKTIQNLRFNTEARLRTQEMAALRESVLRLRSQESPQTPLGSRKLLPSLARLQVFIKDTAPNEVVPVNCWGVYQAVRWLRWKASLIKLRAPRRPGGVPEKPHSQEQVQQLTPSLFIQK; encoded by the exons ATGTCAG AGCCGGCCGACATTGGCCCCTCAGGGGCGTCGGGCCCTTCCCAGCTGAGCGCCATCACCCTGGAAGACCTGGGGCTCCTCCTGGCAGGAGACCTGACCAGCCCCGAGACCTTGAGCCTGGAGGAGCTCTCGGAGAGGTGTGAGTCCAGCCACCCGCCATCCACGGCCTCTGTCCCTGAGCAGGACACCGCCAAACGCTGGAACCAGCTGGAGCAGTG GGCGGTGGAGCTGCAGGCCGAGGTGGCGTGCCTGCGGGAGCACAAGCAGCGCTGTGAGCGCACCACACGGAGCCTGCTGCGGGAGCTGCTCCAGGTGCGGGCCCGCGTGCAGCTACAGGGCTCAGAGCTGAGGCAGCTGCAGCAGGAGGTGCGGCCGGCAGCCCAGGCCCCTGAGAAGGAGGCGCCGGAG TTCTCTGGTCTCCAGAACCAGATGCAGGCCCTGGACAAAAG GCTGGTGGAGGTCCGGGAAGCCTTGACTCAGCTCAGGAGGAGGCAGGCgcagcaggaggcagagagaaggggCGCCGAGCAGGAGGCCGGCCTCAG GCTGGCCAAGCTGACCGACTTGCTGCAGCAGGAGGAGCAGGGCCGGGAGGTGGCCTGCGGCGCCCTGCAGAAGAACCAGGAGGACAGCAGCCGGAGGGTGGACCTGGAGGTGGCCAGGATGCAg GCCCAGGTGACCAAGCTCGGCGAAGAGGTGAGCCTACGCTTCCTGAAGAGGGAGGCCAAGCTGTGTGGCTTCCTGCAGAAGAGCTTCCTGGCCCTGGAGAAGGTGGGAGCCTGCCCGCGGCCGGCCTGCCCCGCCCCACTTTCCAGACGCAGACCTGCGGCTGACCGTGGGGTCTCGCCACAGAGAATGAAGGCCTCGGAGAGCTCGcggctgaggctggagggcagccTGCGGGGCGAGCTGGAGAGCCGGTGGGAGAAGCTTCGGGGGCTGATGGAGGAGCGCCTGCGGGCCCTGCAGGGGCAGCATGAG GAGAGCCACCTCCTGGAGCAGTGCCAGGGCCTGGATGCAGCCGTGGCCCAGCTGACCAAGTTCGTGCAGCAGAACCAGGCATCGCTGAACCGCGTCCTGCTGGCTGAGGCGAAGGCCTG GGATGCCAAGGGGCGCCTGGAGGAGAGCCGGGCCGGGGAGCTGGCTGCCTATGTGCAGGAGAACCTGGAGGCCGCACAGCTGGCCCGCGAGCTGGCCCGGCAGGAGATGCATGGCGAGCTGGTGCTG GCAAAGACCGAATGGGAAGGTGCAGAGAGGAAGTCTCTGGAGGACCTGGCCAGGTGGCAGAAGGAGGTCGTCGCGCACCTGCGGGGGGTGCGGGAGAAGGTGGATGGCCTCCCCCAGCAG ATAGAGGGCGTCTCGGACAAGTGCCTGCTCCACAAGAGTGATTCGGACCTCAGGATTTCCGCCGAAGGCAAGGCCAG GGAGTTCGAGGTTGGGGCCCTGCGGCAGGAGCTGGCCACGCTGCTGTCGTCCGTGCAGCTGCTGAAGGAAGACAGCCCTGGGCGGAAGATCGCGGAGATGCAGGGCAAGCTGGCCACG TTTCAGAACCAAATAATGAAGCTGGAAAACTGCGTCCAGGCCAGCAAGACCATCCAGAACCTCAGGTTCAACACTGAGGCCCGGCTG CGCACACAGGAGATGGCCGCCCTGCGGGAGAGCGTGCTGCGGCTGCGCAGTCAGGAGAGCCCGCAGACGCCGCTGGGCAGCCGGAAGCTGCTCCCATCCCTGGCAAGGCTGCAAGTCTTCATCAAGGACACGGCGCCAAACGAGGTGGTACCCGTGAACTGCTGGGGCGTGTACCAGGCGGTGAG GTGGCTGCGGTGGAAGGCGTCCCTCATAAAGCTCAGGGCCCCGCGGAGGCCAGGAGGGGTCCCAGAGAAGCCCCACAGCCAGGAGCAGGTGCAACAGCTCACACCCTCGCTCTTTATCCAGAAATAA
- the CCDC154 gene encoding coiled-coil domain-containing protein 154 isoform X8: protein MSEPADIGPSGASGPSQLSAITLEDLGLLLAGDLTSPETLSLEELSERCESSHPPSTASVPEQDTAKRWNQLEQWAVELQAEVACLREHKQRCERTTRSLLRELLQVRARVQLQGSELRQLQQEVRPAAQAPEKEAPEFSGLQNQMQALDKRLVEVREALTQLRRRQAQQEAERRGAEQEAGLRLAKLTDLLQQEEQGREVACGALQKNQEDSSRRVDLEVARMQAQVTKLGEEVSLRFLKREAKLCGFLQKSFLALEKVGACPRPACPAPLSRRRPAADRGVSPQRMKASESSRLRLEGSLRGELESRWEKLRGLMEERLRALQGQHEESHLLEQCQGLDAAVAQLTKFVQQNQASLNRVLLAEAKAWDAKGRLEESRAGELAAYVQENLEAAQLARELARQEMHGELVLLREKNRALEASVAQLAGQLKELSGRLPALSSRLDLQEQMLGLRLSEAKTEWEGAERKSLEDLARWQKEVVAHLRGVREKVDGLPQQIEGVSDKCLLHKSDSDLRISAEGKAREFEVGALRQELATLLSSVQLLKEDSPGRKIAEMQGKLATFQNQIMKLENCVQASKTIQNLRFNTEARLRTQEMAALRESVLRLRSQESPQTPLGSRKLLPSLARLQVFIKDTAPNEVVPVNCWGVYQAVRWLRWKASLIKLRAPRRPGGVPEKPHSQEQVQQLTPSLFIQK, encoded by the exons ATGTCAG AGCCGGCCGACATTGGCCCCTCAGGGGCGTCGGGCCCTTCCCAGCTGAGCGCCATCACCCTGGAAGACCTGGGGCTCCTCCTGGCAGGAGACCTGACCAGCCCCGAGACCTTGAGCCTGGAGGAGCTCTCGGAGAGGTGTGAGTCCAGCCACCCGCCATCCACGGCCTCTGTCCCTGAGCAGGACACCGCCAAACGCTGGAACCAGCTGGAGCAGTG GGCGGTGGAGCTGCAGGCCGAGGTGGCGTGCCTGCGGGAGCACAAGCAGCGCTGTGAGCGCACCACACGGAGCCTGCTGCGGGAGCTGCTCCAGGTGCGGGCCCGCGTGCAGCTACAGGGCTCAGAGCTGAGGCAGCTGCAGCAGGAGGTGCGGCCGGCAGCCCAGGCCCCTGAGAAGGAGGCGCCGGAG TTCTCTGGTCTCCAGAACCAGATGCAGGCCCTGGACAAAAG GCTGGTGGAGGTCCGGGAAGCCTTGACTCAGCTCAGGAGGAGGCAGGCgcagcaggaggcagagagaaggggCGCCGAGCAGGAGGCCGGCCTCAG GCTGGCCAAGCTGACCGACTTGCTGCAGCAGGAGGAGCAGGGCCGGGAGGTGGCCTGCGGCGCCCTGCAGAAGAACCAGGAGGACAGCAGCCGGAGGGTGGACCTGGAGGTGGCCAGGATGCAg GCCCAGGTGACCAAGCTCGGCGAAGAGGTGAGCCTACGCTTCCTGAAGAGGGAGGCCAAGCTGTGTGGCTTCCTGCAGAAGAGCTTCCTGGCCCTGGAGAAGGTGGGAGCCTGCCCGCGGCCGGCCTGCCCCGCCCCACTTTCCAGACGCAGACCTGCGGCTGACCGTGGGGTCTCGCCACAGAGAATGAAGGCCTCGGAGAGCTCGcggctgaggctggagggcagccTGCGGGGCGAGCTGGAGAGCCGGTGGGAGAAGCTTCGGGGGCTGATGGAGGAGCGCCTGCGGGCCCTGCAGGGGCAGCATGAG GAGAGCCACCTCCTGGAGCAGTGCCAGGGCCTGGATGCAGCCGTGGCCCAGCTGACCAAGTTCGTGCAGCAGAACCAGGCATCGCTGAACCGCGTCCTGCTGGCTGAGGCGAAGGCCTG GGATGCCAAGGGGCGCCTGGAGGAGAGCCGGGCCGGGGAGCTGGCTGCCTATGTGCAGGAGAACCTGGAGGCCGCACAGCTGGCCCGCGAGCTGGCCCGGCAGGAGATGCATGGCGAGCTGGTGCTG CTCCGAGAGAAAAACCGGGCTCTGGAGGCATCGGTGGCGCAGCTGGCCGGGCAGTTAAAGGAGCTGAGTGGCCGCCTCCCGGCTCTGAGCAGCCGGCTGGATCTGCAGGAGCAGATGCTGGGCCTCAGGCTGTCTGAG GCAAAGACCGAATGGGAAGGTGCAGAGAGGAAGTCTCTGGAGGACCTGGCCAGGTGGCAGAAGGAGGTCGTCGCGCACCTGCGGGGGGTGCGGGAGAAGGTGGATGGCCTCCCCCAGCAG ATAGAGGGCGTCTCGGACAAGTGCCTGCTCCACAAGAGTGATTCGGACCTCAGGATTTCCGCCGAAGGCAAGGCCAG GGAGTTCGAGGTTGGGGCCCTGCGGCAGGAGCTGGCCACGCTGCTGTCGTCCGTGCAGCTGCTGAAGGAAGACAGCCCTGGGCGGAAGATCGCGGAGATGCAGGGCAAGCTGGCCACG TTTCAGAACCAAATAATGAAGCTGGAAAACTGCGTCCAGGCCAGCAAGACCATCCAGAACCTCAGGTTCAACACTGAGGCCCGGCTG CGCACACAGGAGATGGCCGCCCTGCGGGAGAGCGTGCTGCGGCTGCGCAGTCAGGAGAGCCCGCAGACGCCGCTGGGCAGCCGGAAGCTGCTCCCATCCCTGGCAAGGCTGCAAGTCTTCATCAAGGACACGGCGCCAAACGAGGTGGTACCCGTGAACTGCTGGGGCGTGTACCAGGCGGTGAG GTGGCTGCGGTGGAAGGCGTCCCTCATAAAGCTCAGGGCCCCGCGGAGGCCAGGAGGGGTCCCAGAGAAGCCCCACAGCCAGGAGCAGGTGCAACAGCTCACACCCTCGCTCTTTATCCAGAAATAA